A window from Mangifera indica cultivar Alphonso chromosome 2, CATAS_Mindica_2.1, whole genome shotgun sequence encodes these proteins:
- the LOC123208497 gene encoding pentatricopeptide repeat-containing protein At1g12775, mitochondrial-like, whose amino-acid sequence MVKAGVLPNVVTLNCLLEVLFENRTESALDQFRRMHNKGFSPNSRNFEIIIKCLILSNRVDDLVIILGKMFNAGFELELSFYTCIIPLFCRENKLEEEIQLLRLMKASNLLLDELIRCMCENHRLDDVNNHLEEMIENGRTPFVDVLVDLVAGLCAIGKFNEAMNFLEDKCGYVTSPCNAMLEGRCNAGQFFLAKSIFDKMAERNELVEGLCQVGKIMEAAEVFHYISKNGFSLHPSSYNMLIGGMCGMGQVDKAIRLQEKGWVPDATTHGLLVGSFIKRDTDRETFTLRIPCKIVLATFSLMDWEIHDKFPSLTMKLYKAGTILKNMRLTELTLGDILQILNMVITTKKWIIHNQAGWQPFILAVTECSPELGAKSGS is encoded by the exons ATGGTAAAAGCAGGAGTTTTGCCAAATGTTGTTACTTTGAACTGTTTGTTGGaggttttatttgaaaataggACTGAGTCTGCTTTGGATCAGTTTAGGAGAATGCACAACAAAGGGTTTAGTCCTAATAGTAGGAAttttgagataataataaaatgtctCATTTTAAGCAATCGAGTGGATGATTTGGTTATCATTTTAGGCAAGATGTTTAATGCTGGATTTGAGCTGGAATTAAGTTTCTATACCTGTATAATACCACTGTTTTGTAGGGAAAATAAACTAGAGGAGGAAATCCAACTGTTAAGGTTGATGAAAGCTTCAAATCTTTTGCTGGATGAGTTGATTAGATGTATGTGTGAGAACCATAGATTAGATGATGTGAATAATCATCTTGAAGAGATGATAGAAAATGGTAGAACACCCTTTGTTGATGTGCTTGTTGATCTAGTAGCAGGACTTTGTGCAATAGGAAAATTCAATGAGGCTATGAATTTCTTGGAAGACAAATGTGGTTACGTAACTTCTCCATGCAATGCTATGCTTGAAGGTCGTTGCAATGCTGGTCAATTTTTTCTGGCAAAAAGTATCTTTGACAAAATGGCTGAGAGAAAC GAGTTAGTGGAAGGTCTTTGCCAGGTGGGAAAGATCATGGAGGCTGCTGAAGTATTTCATTACATATCGAAGAATGGATTCTCCCTCCATCCTTCTTCTTACAATATGCTGATAGGCGGCATGTGTGGCATGGGACAAGTGGATAAAGCAATTAGGCTACAGG AAAAAGGTTGGGTACCAGATGCTACAACTCATGGACTCTTGGTTGGGTCTTTCATCAAAAGAGATACAGATCGTGAAACATTTACATTGAGGATTCCATGCAAGATAGTGTTAGCAACATTTTCTCTGATGGATTGGGAAATACATGACAAGTTCCCATCGTTGACAATGAAGCT GTATAAAGCTGGTACTATTTTGAAGAATATGCGCTTGACAGAGCTTACATTAGGTGACATACTTCAGATCTTGAACATGGTAATTACCACAAAGAAATGGATTATTCATAATCAAGCAGGATGGCAGCCATTTATCCTCGCTGTTACAGAGTGCAGCCCTGAATTAGGCGCTAAATCTGGTTCATAA